One window from the genome of Sesamum indicum cultivar Zhongzhi No. 13 linkage group LG15, S_indicum_v1.0, whole genome shotgun sequence encodes:
- the LOC105178270 gene encoding zinc-finger homeodomain protein 1-like: protein MPSPVEGGAPPLMKPRYKECLKNHAVGIGGHAVDGCGEFMPAGEEGTLESLRCAACNCHRNFHRRENEGGGGGFVFHQRPHQQQLLLAHHPHGHFGYRSPSGYLHVAPPQQQQRAAPLALPSSSGGGGGGAGSGSRDEMEDYYSNPSSSGGKKRFRTKFTQEQKDKMLNLAERLDWKIQKQDEELVQQFCSEVGVKRHVLKVWMHNNKHTLGKKT from the coding sequence ATGCCGAGCCCGGTGGAGGGGGGGGCGCCGCCGCTGATGAAGCCCAGATACAAGGAGTGTTTGAAGAACCACGCGGTGGGTATCGGGGGGCACGCCGTGGACGGCTGTGGGGAGTTCATGCCGGCGGGAGAGGAGGGCACTCTGGAATCCCTCAGGTGCGCCGCCTGCAATTGCCACCGCAACTTCCACCGGAGGGAAAATGAGGGCGGCGGCGGGGGGTTTGTTTTCCACCAGCGTCCGCACCAGCAGCAGCTGCTCTTGGCGCACCACCCACACGGGCATTTCGGGTACCGCAGCCCCAGTGGGTACCTCCACGTTGCTCCGCCCCAGCAGCAGCAGAGGGCGGCGCCGCTGGCTCTGCCTTCCAGCTCCGGCGGCGGAGGAGGCGGCGCCGGGAGTGGGTCGAGAGATGAGATGGAGGACTATTATTCGAACCCCAGCAGCAGCGGTGGGAAGAAGAGGTTCAGAACGAAGTTCACGCAAGAACAGAAGGATAAAATGCTGAACTTAGCGGAGCGTTTGGATTGGAAAATTCAGAAGCAGGATGAGGAACTGGTGCAGCAGTTCTGCAGCGAAGTGGGTGTGAAGAGGCATGTGCTCAAAGTCTGGATGCACAATAACAAGCACACGCTTGGTAAGAAAACCTAA